CGTCTTGCGCGCCAGGTCCTGCAGCGCGGCCATCTTGTTGGCGGACAGCCCCGCTTCGCGCAGCGCCTTCTCCGGCGTCGCGAGCAGGGCCTCGGGCGTGAAGTCCTTGCCTGTCCCCACCTGAACGCTGACGCGCTCGAAGATGGACGCCGCGGCCTTGCCGTGCAGCTGTTGGAAGACGATGGAGCGCGCCAACGCCGCGAACGGGCTGTGCAGCGGGCTCAGCTCCATGCGGAAGGCGCCCACGCGCTTCATCAGGGCGCCCAGCGTCGGGTCCGCGCGCGACAGGGCACGGCGGGCGCTCGGGGTGAAGGCTTCGGGCAGGCGCGGAGCGGAGGAGGCGGAGCGGGGCATGGAGAAACCCCATGCTGCCGCTCCGGCCGCTCCGCGCAACCCGAATCTTGCGGCCTACAGCGGCGCCGCGTGGTCCGTCTCGGCGGGGACGTTGTTGCGGGGCTCCTCCTCCATCAGCTCCTCGAACTGCTGCTCCATCAGGATGCCCAGGTCCTCGAGCTGCTCCTTGGACAACAGCTTGCGGACCTTCTTGAAGAGCTCACCCTCCTCCTCCTCGACGTGGTGCTCGATCTGCTCCTGGAGCACCTTCATCTTCGGGTCGAACTCCTCGTCGTCCGGAGACATCTCCAAGAGGTCCGCGATGATGCGCTTGGCGGACAGGTGCTCCTCCACCGCCTCGCGCAGCTCGTCCTCGGTCCGCTCCGACTTGGTGGCCGGATAGAAGTACAGCTCCTCGATGGTGGCATGCGCGGCGAGCCGGTCGGCGATCATCTTGAACAGCTCGCCGCGGCGCACGTCCGCGTGGTCCGGCAGCTTGCCGTACTGGGCGAAGAGCTTCTTCACTTCGTCATGCTGCTGCTTCAGCAACTCAATCGCGTTCATGTCATGCCTCCATGTCGGCGGGGTTCAAGGCGCGTCTGACTTCGGGAGCTTCGTGGCGGGGGCGTCAGGTGGGCAGCTTGCGGGAAGGCAAATCCTTCACCGCGGGCCCGTTGAGCACCTTGCCCGTGGGGCTGAAGCGCGCGCCGTGACAGGGGCAGTCCCACGAGCGCTCAGCGCCGTTCCAATGCACATGGCAGCCCAGGTGCGTGCACACCGGTGAGACGGCGTGCGAGGTGCCATCCTCCTCGCGGTAGACGGCCACCTTCTGTCCGTCCACCTCCAGCACCTTGGCCTCGCCGGGCGCCACCTCGGACAGGTGCTTGCCGTCGGGTCTGGCCAGCCGGTCCGCGACGAAGCGGAAGGCCACCTCGGCGTTCTCCTGGATGAAGTCCTTCACGCCCGCCATCGGCTTGACGCGCGTGGCGTCGTACAGCGCGGCGAAGGGGTTCTCCCGCCCGAGGATGAGGTCGGTGAGCAGCATCCCCGCCAGCGTGCCGAACGTCATCCCCGTGCCGGAGAAGCCCGTGGCCACGTAGACGTGCTTCCGGGCGCTGTCGCGGCCGATGTAGGCCAGCCCGTCGGCCGGCTCGATGACCTGACCGGACCAGCGGTGGGTGATGGACTCCACCGGGAAGCGCTCGCGCGCGAACTCCTCCAGGGCCGCGTAGCAGCGCGCCGTGTCCTCCTCGGCGCCCACCTTGTGGTCCTCGCCGCCGACGATGACGTAGGTGCGCCCGTCCACCGGCTGCGTGCGGATGTAGTGATAGGGCTCCTTGCAGTCGTAGTACTGCGCCGGCTCCAGCGCCCCGTCCAGCGGACCTGCCACCGCGTAGGTGCGGTACGGGAAGAGCTTGGTGTGCATGAAGACGCGGTTGAGCGGCGTGGTGGTGGCCTCCACCACGTCGGTGGCCGTGACGACGCCCCGGTCCGTGACGACGCGGCAGGGCTTGCCGTCCTGGACCTCCAGCACGCGCGTGTTCTCGAACAGGTGGCAGCCGTCACCGGGGATGCGGTCCGCCAGCCCGAGCAGGTACTTGCGCGGATGGAACAGGGCCTGGTCCTCCACGCGCAGCGCGCCCTTCACCGCGAAGGGCAGCGGCACGCGCTGCGTGAGCGTGGCGAGCAGCCCCGCGTCGCGCGCGGCGGACACCTCGTCCTCCAGCGACTGGAGCTCGCGCGCCGTCTCCGCGTACTGGAACATGGGCACGCGCTGGAAGTCGCAGTCCAGGCGCAGCTCCTCCACCAGCGAGGCGATCTGCTCGATGGCGGCGCGGCTGGAGGATGCCGCCAGTCGGGCGCCCTTCTCCCCGAAGTCGCGGCGCAGCGTGGCGTAGGGCGTGTCGAGCAGCTCCGTGAGGTGCGCCGTCGTCTGCCCCGTCTGCCCGGACAGGATGCGGTTCATCTCCAGCACCGCCACCCGCTTGCCGGCGCACTTGAGCAGCCACGCCGTGGTGAGGCCCGCCATCCCCCCGCCGATGACGGCCACGTCCACCGTCAGGTCCCCGGGCAGCGTCGGGAAGTCGCGCGTGGGGGTGGTCAGCGTCCAGAGCGAGCGATGCGTCCGCGTCTCATCCATGTCCCAAGAGTAGGGATGCGCCCCAGGTGCGATAACCCGACGCGGCCGGCGCCGATGCCTGGCCGTCTGCTCGGCGTCGGAGCCACCCGGGATGTGCACGAGCAAACAGAGCGGGCCGCCGGGTGTTGGCAAGTCACGTGGGATTCCAAGCCGTTCTGGGGTGGTGGCGCGGCCCGCGATACATAGAGGGCAGGGACGGCCCCCCGACCCCTGCCTCGTACCCAGGGAGCCACGAAGGATGCCGGTGGAAAGATTGGCTGGGAGCACCAGCCTCGTCGATGTCATGGACCGGGTCCTGGACCGCGGCCTGCGCTGGGACGGCACCGTCCCACCGGACGCCTCCGCGCCCGTCGTGGTGACCTCCCTGGAGCTTCGCGTCGAAGACACCCCTCCTGCTGACGACACACCTCGACTTCCACCTGGAGCCTGACGCATTGGTCTCGTACGCCCCGCTCGCCCCGGCCCCCGCCTCCACCGTCGACGCGCGCCTCGCCCTGGCCGAGCAGCTGCTCGCCTGTGAATCCGCGAGAGGGTGTGCCCGGGCCGTGGTGGAGTGGTTGCCCGTGCATGCCCAGGCGCTCGCCGCGGCCTGCGTGGCACGCGAGGAGCCCGGAGCCCGGATGACCTGCCTGGCCGCGCAGGGGCTCTCCGAGGCCCAGCAGGTGGCGCTCGCCGCGTGGTCCGACGCGGACCCCACGCACCCCTTGGCGGACGTGCTCACCCAGGCCGCGCCGCGCTTCTTCCCGAAGGAGCGCGCGCCCCTGCCCTCCCATGGCGCGCAGGGCCTGTTCGCCGTGCCGCTCGGGCGCGCGGGCACGGCCCCCGTGGGCCTCCTGCTGGTCTGGGCGAGCGCCCCCGAGCTGCCCGCCGAGGTCGCCTGGGTCGCCGGGCACGCGGGGCCCTTCCTCGCGCGCCAGGCCACGTCCGGGCCGCTCGCCGCGGGCGGCGCGGAGCTGTTCCGCCGCATCATCGACGCGGTGACGGACCCGGTGCTGCTGACGGACCTGGAGGGACGGCCGCGCCTGGCCAACGCGCGCGCGGAGGCGCTGCTGATGGCGGGCCCCGACGCGAGCCACGGCCGCCGGCGCGCCGTGCACCTCAACCAGCGCGTGTTCTCCGCCGCGGTGGCCAGCACCGCCAGCGGCGGCCAGCCCGGGGTGAGCTGGCGCGAGGTGCCGCTGGTGGACCCCGTGGAGGGGTTGGACCTGCTCTTCGAGCTGGTCAGCACGCGGGTGTACGAGCCGGACGGCCGCGAGGCCATGGTGAGCGTGCTGCGCAACGTGACGGACCTGGGCCGCGCGACGCAGGCGCTGGGTGAGAGCTACCGGCGCCTTCGCGCCACCGAGCGCGAGGCGCGCAGCGAGCGCCACCGGCTGGACCGGGTGCTGGACTCCGTGGCGGACCCCATCATCCTGTCGGACCCGTCCGGCGTCACGGTGATGATGAACGAGCCGGCCGAGCGGCTCTTCTCGCTGCCGCCCGAGGGAGGCCGCGCGGCGCAGCGTCGCGTGCGCTCCAACCACGCGACGTTCGTCTCGTTCCTCGCCAACCTGCTCGACACGGGCGGCAGTCCCCGCTGGCGCGGGCAGCTCAGCCTGGTGGACCCGACGAGCGGCGCCACCCTGCCGGTGGAGGCGGTGGCGAGCAAGGTGCTGGGCGAAGGCGGAGAGCTGACGGGCATCGTCACGCTCTTCCAGGACCGGGGCGAGGCGCTGGAGAAGGCGCGGCTGCTGGAGCGGCTCAAGGAGGTCTCCACGCTGCTGGAGGCGCGCGTGCAGGTGGCCACCGCGGAGCTGGCGGAGCAGAACGAGAAGCTGCGCCGTCAGGCCATCCAGCTGGAGCAGGCCAGCGCGGCCAAGTCCCAGTTCCTGGCCAACATGTCCCACGAGTTCAGGACGCCGCTCAACGCCATCCTCGGCTACACGAACATGCTGCTGCAGGGCGTGTCCGGGGAGCTGACCGCGCCGCAGAAGCGCAACCTCACGCGCATCGACTCCAATGGCCGGCACCTGTTGGAGGTCA
The sequence above is drawn from the Myxococcus fulvus genome and encodes:
- a CDS encoding DNA-3-methyladenine glycosylase family protein, whose amino-acid sequence is MPRSASSAPRLPEAFTPSARRALSRADPTLGALMKRVGAFRMELSPLHSPFAALARSIVFQQLHGKAAASIFERVSVQVGTGKDFTPEALLATPEKALREAGLSANKMAALQDLARKTLDGTVPPLARVRRMSDEALIEHFTQVRGIGQWTVEMLLMFRLGRPDVLPVDDFGVRKGFMLAYGLAEMPKPKALLEYGERWRPWRSVASWYMWRATELSWEPSEG
- a CDS encoding hemerythrin domain-containing protein, with protein sequence MNAIELLKQQHDEVKKLFAQYGKLPDHADVRRGELFKMIADRLAAHATIEELYFYPATKSERTEDELREAVEEHLSAKRIIADLLEMSPDDEEFDPKMKVLQEQIEHHVEEEEGELFKKVRKLLSKEQLEDLGILMEQQFEELMEEEPRNNVPAETDHAAPL
- a CDS encoding FAD-dependent oxidoreductase, translating into MDETRTHRSLWTLTTPTRDFPTLPGDLTVDVAVIGGGMAGLTTAWLLKCAGKRVAVLEMNRILSGQTGQTTAHLTELLDTPYATLRRDFGEKGARLAASSSRAAIEQIASLVEELRLDCDFQRVPMFQYAETARELQSLEDEVSAARDAGLLATLTQRVPLPFAVKGALRVEDQALFHPRKYLLGLADRIPGDGCHLFENTRVLEVQDGKPCRVVTDRGVVTATDVVEATTTPLNRVFMHTKLFPYRTYAVAGPLDGALEPAQYYDCKEPYHYIRTQPVDGRTYVIVGGEDHKVGAEEDTARCYAALEEFARERFPVESITHRWSGQVIEPADGLAYIGRDSARKHVYVATGFSGTGMTFGTLAGMLLTDLILGRENPFAALYDATRVKPMAGVKDFIQENAEVAFRFVADRLARPDGKHLSEVAPGEAKVLEVDGQKVAVYREEDGTSHAVSPVCTHLGCHVHWNGAERSWDCPCHGARFSPTGKVLNGPAVKDLPSRKLPT
- a CDS encoding PAS domain-containing sensor histidine kinase, encoding MVSYAPLAPAPASTVDARLALAEQLLACESARGCARAVVEWLPVHAQALAAACVAREEPGARMTCLAAQGLSEAQQVALAAWSDADPTHPLADVLTQAAPRFFPKERAPLPSHGAQGLFAVPLGRAGTAPVGLLLVWASAPELPAEVAWVAGHAGPFLARQATSGPLAAGGAELFRRIIDAVTDPVLLTDLEGRPRLANARAEALLMAGPDASHGRRRAVHLNQRVFSAAVASTASGGQPGVSWREVPLVDPVEGLDLLFELVSTRVYEPDGREAMVSVLRNVTDLGRATQALGESYRRLRATEREARSERHRLDRVLDSVADPIILSDPSGVTVMMNEPAERLFSLPPEGGRAAQRRVRSNHATFVSFLANLLDTGGSPRWRGQLSLVDPTSGATLPVEAVASKVLGEGGELTGIVTLFQDRGEALEKARLLERLKEVSTLLEARVQVATAELAEQNEKLRRQAIQLEQASAAKSQFLANMSHEFRTPLNAILGYTNMLLQGVSGELTAPQKRNLTRIDSNGRHLLEVINEILDITRIEAGRMPLHLSDFVIPELLQEVMAEMDPIIARSKLTVTTHLGARLPPVHSDRQKVKQVVLNLLSNALKFTHEGAVKVVAEYQPSSSMLTICVEDTGIGIAPADQEKIFEDFQQVDSSPTRAYGGTGLGLSICRRLADMLGGRVTLQSTQGQGSAFTLHFPRRPRRT